The Cystobacter ferrugineus genome includes a window with the following:
- the proC gene encoding pyrroline-5-carboxylate reductase, with the protein MLERTIAFIGAGNMAEALIKGLLRAGTARPDSIIATGRREERLDTLRRTYGVRTTLDNVAAVREADVVVLAVKPQALDKVLIQVAPAADPKKLFISVAAGVPISVMERRLGQGVRVIRTMPNTPSLVGMGACALASGEHGTEEDMAVASRIFQSVGITTVVEENLLDAVTGLSGSGPAYIFLIIEALSDAGVKVGLPRYTAQKLAAQTVLGSAQLLIETNAHPGQLKDQVTSPGGTAIAGLHTLEAGGLRTTLINAVEAATRRSRELGEQFLEKS; encoded by the coding sequence ATGCTCGAACGGACCATCGCCTTCATCGGCGCCGGCAACATGGCCGAGGCGCTCATCAAGGGGCTGTTGCGCGCCGGCACCGCGCGGCCCGACTCCATCATCGCCACCGGACGCCGCGAGGAGCGGCTGGACACCCTGCGGCGCACCTATGGGGTGCGCACCACCCTGGACAACGTCGCCGCGGTGCGCGAGGCGGACGTGGTGGTGCTCGCCGTCAAGCCGCAGGCGCTCGACAAGGTGCTCATCCAGGTGGCGCCCGCGGCGGACCCGAAGAAGCTCTTCATCTCCGTGGCGGCCGGCGTGCCCATCTCCGTGATGGAGCGGCGGCTGGGCCAGGGGGTGCGCGTCATCCGCACCATGCCCAACACCCCCTCGCTGGTGGGCATGGGCGCCTGCGCGCTCGCCTCGGGCGAACACGGGACCGAGGAGGACATGGCCGTGGCCAGCCGCATCTTCCAGTCCGTGGGCATCACCACCGTGGTGGAGGAGAACCTCCTGGACGCCGTCACCGGCCTGTCCGGCAGCGGCCCCGCCTACATCTTCCTCATCATCGAGGCGCTCTCGGACGCGGGCGTGAAGGTGGGCCTGCCGCGCTACACCGCCCAGAAGCTCGCCGCGCAGACGGTGCTCGGCAGCGCCCAGCTCCTCATCGAGACCAACGCCCACCCCGGCCAGCTCAAGGATCAGGTGACGAGCCCCGGCGGCACGGCGATCGCTGGCCTGCATACCCTGGAGGCAGGCGGGCTGCGCACCACGCTCATCAACGCCGTGGAGGCGGCCACGCGCCGCTCCCGGGAGCTGGGGGAGCAGTTCCTGGAGAAGTCCTAG
- a CDS encoding J domain-containing protein encodes MSAAVGTSWNWRTLENVEVECTYCGVRMARHEGPRIKYFRCGSCHRWVSSTYTEVFRADAKMRTHPVKDKTDADARFLAAKNKLEAWLAALDEQDPHQVLGVSPTDPIEVVRARFRELALAQHPDRGGCEAKMRELNVAYEKILGHRQRARTPVRQPTSAPARGPALPARSR; translated from the coding sequence ATGAGCGCGGCGGTTGGGACGAGCTGGAACTGGCGGACCCTGGAAAACGTGGAGGTCGAGTGCACCTATTGTGGGGTGCGCATGGCCCGTCACGAGGGACCGCGCATCAAGTACTTCCGCTGCGGCTCGTGCCACCGCTGGGTGTCGAGTACCTACACGGAGGTGTTCCGCGCGGACGCGAAGATGCGCACCCATCCGGTGAAGGACAAGACGGACGCGGACGCGCGCTTCCTGGCGGCCAAGAACAAGCTGGAGGCGTGGCTGGCGGCGCTGGACGAGCAGGATCCGCACCAGGTGCTGGGCGTGTCGCCGACGGATCCCATCGAGGTGGTGCGGGCGCGCTTCCGCGAGCTGGCGCTGGCGCAGCACCCGGACCGTGGCGGCTGTGAGGCGAAGATGCGGGAGCTGAACGTGGCGTACGAGAAGATCCTCGGCCACCGTCAGCGCGCGCGCACGCCGGTGCGTCAGCCGACCTCGGCCCCCGCGCGGGGCCCGGCACTGCCGGCGCGCAGCAGGTAG
- a CDS encoding helix-turn-helix transcriptional regulator, whose translation MATNQTDVRVGLLEGPWAAWQGLADGLKGEGLNLLWVTRDARTLLDGIGTDPPQVAILDVEPGGDSGMGCSSMEGLNLLREARKRRLEVRMLVLSSANAQDFISQCFDEGASGYLFRQSLTSNAVCTAVNALVRGERLFPVQLLRNDFEHSPVTTATASVLLTLTQREREVLAYVAGGADNLKIAAHLQIAERTVKSHVTQLYRKLGAENRTQLALRACHLGVRPPPDL comes from the coding sequence ATGGCAACGAATCAAACGGATGTGCGCGTTGGCTTGTTGGAAGGACCTTGGGCGGCCTGGCAGGGCCTGGCCGATGGGTTGAAGGGTGAAGGTCTCAATCTGCTGTGGGTGACGCGCGACGCGCGCACGCTCCTGGATGGGATCGGCACGGATCCTCCGCAAGTGGCCATCCTGGATGTGGAGCCCGGTGGTGACTCGGGCATGGGTTGTTCGAGCATGGAGGGTCTCAACCTCCTGCGTGAGGCGCGCAAGCGCCGGCTGGAGGTGCGGATGCTGGTGTTGTCCTCGGCCAACGCCCAGGACTTCATCTCCCAGTGCTTCGATGAAGGGGCCTCGGGCTATCTCTTCCGGCAGAGCCTCACGTCGAACGCGGTGTGCACGGCCGTCAACGCCCTGGTGCGCGGGGAGCGGCTCTTCCCGGTGCAACTGCTGCGCAACGACTTCGAGCATTCTCCCGTGACCACGGCCACCGCGAGCGTGCTGCTCACTCTCACGCAGCGTGAGCGCGAGGTGCTCGCCTACGTGGCCGGCGGCGCGGACAACCTGAAGATCGCCGCGCACCTGCAGATCGCCGAGCGCACGGTGAAGTCCCACGTGACCCAGCTCTACCGGAAGCTGGGCGCGGAGAACCGGACCCAGCTCGCGCTGCGCGCCTGTCACCTGGGCGTGCGGCCGCCGCCGGATCTGTAG
- a CDS encoding RDD family protein codes for MSPPTSPSLDVATPERVSLSLPVAGIGYRCLAYLVDLALLFFFWVLAYFVFTLLVSDVVGFFTGLSGLVRTLMVLGVFATQWVYWTLCEVLMGGQTPGKRLVGIRVVRVDGSPVGVLESAVRNLVRVVDSFPLIYAVGCLSVLLTRQHRRLGDLLAGTLLVREERIDLDKYTATAAPSVALPSADVTARLGSGDVELILSFLARAPWLEPAARTRLGTRLVERYGGLDAQQHATLLAAPGGVESFLRARVQAER; via the coding sequence ATGAGCCCCCCCACCTCCCCCAGTCTGGACGTCGCCACGCCCGAGCGCGTGTCGCTCTCGCTTCCCGTGGCCGGCATCGGCTACCGGTGCCTGGCCTACCTGGTGGACCTGGCCCTGCTCTTCTTCTTCTGGGTGCTCGCCTACTTCGTCTTCACCCTGCTGGTGAGTGACGTCGTCGGCTTCTTCACCGGCCTGTCCGGGCTGGTGCGCACACTGATGGTGCTGGGCGTGTTCGCCACCCAGTGGGTGTACTGGACGTTGTGCGAGGTGCTCATGGGTGGCCAGACACCCGGCAAGCGGCTCGTCGGCATCCGCGTGGTGCGCGTGGACGGCTCGCCCGTGGGCGTGCTGGAGAGCGCGGTGCGCAACCTCGTGCGCGTGGTGGACTCCTTCCCGCTCATCTACGCCGTCGGGTGTCTGAGCGTGCTGCTCACGCGCCAGCACCGGCGGCTGGGAGACCTGCTCGCCGGCACCCTGCTGGTGCGCGAGGAGCGCATCGACCTGGACAAGTACACCGCCACGGCCGCGCCCTCCGTCGCGCTCCCATCCGCCGACGTCACGGCGAGACTCGGCTCGGGGGACGTGGAGCTCATCCTGTCCTTCCTCGCGCGGGCGCCCTGGCTCGAGCCGGCCGCGCGCACCCGCCTGGGCACGCGCCTGGTGGAGCGCTATGGCGGGCTCGACGCGCAACAACACGCCACGCTGCTCGCCGCGCCCGGAGGCGTCGAGTCCTTCCTGCGCGCGCGCGTCCAGGCGGAGCGCTGA
- a CDS encoding DivIVA domain-containing protein, giving the protein MKLTPLDIRQKRFEAALRGFSKREVEAFLELIAGEFEEVVKENIGLKEELKRTQLRLEQHLERERTLQETMVTAQRISEDMKAAAKKEAEIILADAEHQAEKIVHGAHQRLVQVVEDINELKRQRTQFESQVRSVVDAHQKLLETFSGRTFADKDYARVEDNVAYLTQKKAQSGE; this is encoded by the coding sequence ATGAAGCTCACCCCGCTCGACATCCGGCAGAAGCGCTTCGAGGCCGCCCTGCGCGGCTTCTCCAAGCGAGAGGTGGAGGCCTTCCTGGAGCTCATCGCCGGTGAGTTCGAGGAGGTGGTCAAGGAGAACATCGGCCTGAAGGAGGAGCTCAAGCGCACCCAGCTGCGGCTGGAGCAGCACCTCGAGCGCGAGCGCACCCTCCAGGAGACGATGGTCACCGCCCAGCGCATCAGCGAGGACATGAAGGCCGCGGCCAAGAAGGAAGCGGAGATCATCCTCGCGGACGCCGAGCACCAGGCGGAGAAGATCGTCCACGGCGCGCACCAGCGGCTGGTGCAGGTGGTGGAGGACATCAACGAGCTCAAGCGCCAGCGCACCCAGTTCGAGTCCCAGGTGCGCTCCGTGGTGGACGCGCACCAGAAGCTGCTCGAGACGTTCAGCGGGCGCACCTTCGCGGACAAGGACTACGCGCGCGTCGAGGACAACGTCGCCTACCTCACCCAGAAGAAGGCGCAGAGCGGCGAGTAA
- a CDS encoding peptidase MA family metallohydrolase, which translates to MRHLLLLLLLLLPPRVWAQEEVVGPRLEAGHAQGRVEPALVPTAPPELVAGAVDTPRFHILYTARSQEASRQLASGIESIRDAFVSVLGRDWPGTTEVRVGMGREEFEALALPGGEPPGWAVALAYPSHRIILLNAQTLAGPEGQVTLRHELAHVALGQLAPRWPRWFQEGLAQHLTGENLSMTHYAALFRAVAQEKVFRFEHLAEEWPDLPTDVEIAYAQSAAFVAWLSSHYGPEGMGRLVDEVATGQPFEQAFGKAFHTSLWVEEQAWREGLAARYGWLPLTTSTSLLWLLIIVLGAAAYLRLRTIKEQRLLEMDEREAAEEAAMREALEAELAQQRAALVPPDLASPANAPETLEIPEWYEPASPPGAERDEDEETPRPAKPTVH; encoded by the coding sequence ATGCGCCATCTGCTCCTGCTCCTGCTGCTGTTGCTCCCGCCCCGGGTGTGGGCCCAGGAAGAGGTCGTCGGTCCGCGGCTCGAAGCGGGCCACGCCCAGGGCCGCGTGGAGCCCGCCCTGGTGCCCACGGCCCCGCCGGAGCTGGTGGCGGGCGCGGTGGACACGCCCCGCTTCCACATCCTCTACACCGCCAGATCCCAGGAGGCCTCGCGCCAGCTCGCCAGCGGCATCGAGTCCATCCGCGACGCCTTCGTGAGCGTGCTGGGGCGCGACTGGCCCGGGACGACGGAGGTGCGCGTGGGCATGGGGCGCGAGGAGTTCGAGGCGCTCGCGCTGCCCGGGGGCGAGCCGCCGGGCTGGGCGGTGGCGCTCGCCTACCCCTCCCACCGCATCATCCTGCTCAACGCGCAGACGCTCGCGGGGCCCGAGGGCCAGGTGACGCTGCGGCATGAGCTGGCGCACGTGGCGCTCGGGCAGCTCGCGCCGCGCTGGCCACGCTGGTTCCAGGAGGGGCTCGCGCAGCACCTCACCGGGGAGAACCTGTCCATGACGCACTACGCGGCCCTCTTCCGCGCGGTGGCCCAGGAGAAGGTGTTCCGCTTCGAGCACCTGGCCGAGGAGTGGCCGGATCTCCCCACGGACGTGGAGATCGCCTACGCGCAGAGCGCGGCCTTCGTGGCGTGGCTCTCGTCGCACTACGGCCCCGAGGGCATGGGCCGGCTGGTGGACGAGGTCGCCACGGGCCAGCCCTTCGAGCAGGCCTTCGGCAAGGCCTTCCACACCTCGCTGTGGGTGGAGGAGCAGGCCTGGCGCGAGGGACTCGCGGCCCGCTACGGCTGGCTCCCGCTCACCACGAGCACCTCCCTGCTGTGGCTGCTCATCATCGTGCTCGGCGCGGCGGCGTACCTGAGGCTGCGCACCATCAAGGAGCAGCGTCTCTTGGAGATGGACGAGCGCGAGGCCGCCGAGGAAGCCGCCATGCGCGAGGCGCTCGAGGCGGAGCTCGCCCAGCAGCGCGCCGCCCTGGTACCCCCGGACCTGGCCTCCCCCGCGAACGCGCCCGAGACGCTGGAAATCCCCGAGTGGTACGAGCCCGCCTCCCCGCCCGGCGCGGAGCGCGACGAGGACGAGGAGACGCCCCGTCCGGCGAAGCCCACCGTGCACTGA
- a CDS encoding stage II sporulation protein M, whose translation MASSLPAFVARRRPDWESLEALLTRQRAGTLRLEELRTLDVLYRRAAADLAHAQTFHPGTDVHRFLNQLCARAYAAIYQPPRERWAALLAFFRQDFPRTLRAHGAFVAASAGLFLLGILLGAVVVLLEPRGAELLVPENMRDYISRKQLWTDGLLSVTPPGAVASGIATNNLTVTIVTFASGLLLGLGTVFVLLNNGVHLGSVAALCVHEGLGSKLFDFIAAHGPVELSIIVIAGGAGLRVGQTLIDPGELPRGQALMLRGRESVKLVLGCAPFLALIAVVEGFISPGDFFPWWVKTALGLALGALFWGYLLRAGSAGPRAGAEVG comes from the coding sequence GTGGCCTCCTCCCTGCCCGCCTTCGTCGCCCGCCGCCGCCCGGACTGGGAGTCGCTCGAGGCACTGCTCACCCGGCAGCGCGCGGGCACCCTGCGCCTCGAGGAGCTGCGCACGCTCGACGTGCTCTACCGGCGCGCGGCGGCGGACCTCGCCCACGCGCAGACCTTCCACCCGGGCACCGACGTCCACCGCTTCCTCAACCAGTTGTGCGCCCGGGCCTACGCCGCCATCTACCAGCCCCCGCGCGAGCGGTGGGCGGCCCTGCTCGCCTTCTTCCGCCAGGACTTCCCGCGCACCCTGCGCGCCCACGGCGCCTTCGTGGCCGCGAGCGCCGGCCTGTTCCTGCTGGGCATCCTCCTGGGCGCGGTGGTGGTGCTGCTCGAGCCCCGGGGCGCGGAGCTGCTCGTGCCCGAGAACATGCGCGACTACATCTCGCGCAAGCAGCTCTGGACGGACGGCCTCCTGTCGGTGACTCCGCCGGGCGCGGTGGCCTCGGGCATCGCCACCAACAACCTCACCGTCACCATCGTCACCTTCGCCTCGGGGCTGCTGCTCGGCCTGGGCACGGTGTTCGTCCTGCTCAACAACGGCGTGCACCTGGGCTCGGTGGCCGCCCTGTGCGTGCACGAGGGGCTGGGCTCCAAGCTGTTCGACTTCATCGCCGCCCATGGGCCCGTGGAGCTGTCCATCATCGTCATCGCCGGAGGCGCGGGGCTGCGCGTGGGCCAGACGCTCATCGATCCCGGCGAGCTGCCCCGGGGCCAGGCCCTCATGCTGCGCGGACGCGAGTCGGTGAAGCTCGTGCTCGGGTGCGCCCCCTTCCTCGCCCTCATCGCCGTGGTGGAGGGCTTCATCTCCCCGGGCGACTTCTTCCCCTGGTGGGTGAAGACAGCCCTGGGGCTCGCGCTGGGGGCGCTCTTCTGGGGCTACCTGCTGCGCGCCGGCAGTGCCGGGCCCCGCGCGGGGGCCGAGGTCGGCTGA